The stretch of DNA TTATAGGTAATGCCTTTAAAAATTATGGTAGGCATCAATCCTAGACCTTTCTCGTATGTAAAGGTACCCTTATTGTTCACCCACAAACTGTTATTCACTAAAATTGTTCCAGTCAACCTTTTCAACCCATTGAGCTCATATGCATTATTAAATCCAGCGAATCTAAATGCCTGAACTGAATTTCTATCCGTATGATTTTCAATATTAACCGAAACTTCTTGCGGTTTCCGATCGATTAATTTTCGTAAAGAAATAAGAATTCCAGTACCGCTGTTTATAGTTTCCAAATTAATAATCGAAATCTTTTTTATAACATCAGCTCTGCCGTTAGGTTCAATATCTAAAGCAGCTTGTGGACTTTTCCCACTAACCTTTTCTATTCTTACGTCTTTTATGATTAAATTATTTGCAGTAGTTACAGAAATTCCATTCCTTCTTGCTTTCTTTATATGCGTTCCTTCTATTAAAATATTTGAATTCGTGATTTCTTTATATTCATTGTTTTTTCCTAAATAAATGCCATCACCCCAAAAGTTCTCTAAAACTCCACCTAGAATTTTAATGTTTTTGGAAGACCGTATGCTTATTCCCATTCCCCATTCCCCTGTCCTTTTATTTTTCCCAAAGTTCTCTTTCCTTTCTCCTATTATTCTTGGATTAATAATTTCTATATTTTCTACCATATTAAGACCTAAAATATCATAGCTTCTCGTATTAGAAGGAATAAGAATTAACCTGGAATTTTCTTGGAAAATGATTTTTCTATTGCTCGGTATTTTTAAACCTTTTGAATTTATAGAGACCGGAAAATCTGGCATCTTAATAATTTTATTCTCATTTATACCCTTTTGAAGATGGATAGTATAGTCTATATCTCCTTTTTTACTATAGTTCTTAGGAAGATAAGTCTCCAAGTCTATTTCTTGACCAAGACTGAATACAAAGGGAAAAACTGAAATAATAAAAAGTAATGTAAAACGCATATTAGTAAATGACTTGAATTTTTTTCTCATATTCACATAATGAATGCATTATAATGATATAATAAAAAAGATAATTGAACACAAAAAAAGTAGAGCTATTAGTTGCTAATGAAAGAATAATAACGAACCCCATAAGGGCTGCTCCTCTAAAATATTTATTTTTTGTCTTTGAAATATTATAAATCATCAAAATTAATAAAGCTGAAAAAATTATAGTCCCTATATACCCAATTCTTATAAAAAGCTCAAGAAATCCGTTATGAGTACTTAAGATATGTCCCATTTCAGATTCAAACTTAGCGCCCTCAAAGCCAAGCCCAAACAATTCATGACCTTTCAATCGTTCGAGAGCCATATCATAAATTAAATCACGACCATTGTAACTCAAATACAGCAACCTTGAATCAACGTTAGAAAATAAGTAGTTGTATTTGGACATAACTTGAATAGCTATGTTAACAGCGTCATAAGACAAATAAATAACCAAAGCTAAAAAAAACAAATAGAGAGAAAACTTATACTTAACTCTATCAAAGTAAAGCGAGGTAAAATAAACTACAATACCTAAAATGAAAGCCATAAACGCACTCCTTGAGGCAAACATTATCAAACCCAATAAAACAATACTCAATAGAAGTATATAATAACGAATTTTATGTGGTATAAGTAAGCAGAAAGGAGTTAACATTATAAAAACATGTGCAGTAATATTAGGGTTCCCAAGCAAACCTGCGCTTCTTGTTAGAGACCAAGATTGAAAACTTATTAAAAAAAAAGGTAAAAAAAAGGTGATGTATTTGGTTAATTTTTGAAAATTCAACTCTATGCCCTGCCTTAAAAGAACGGAACAATAAGAATAAAAAATAAAATATAATACAACAGAAATGATAGCCTGCAAAAAATACAACAAGCTAATGATTTCTTGTAATAAAAAGCTTTGAATAACCACATAAGTGATTAGTAAAGTGAAAATAAAATCCAAAGCGTTTAATTTCCTCAACTTAAAGTTTAAAAGAAAAAGCAATATAAGATGAGCCAAAATCAAAGGAATTCTTAATAAGGATAATCCTGGAAACTGTAAAACGAAAATAATAAAGACAGAAATTACGATAAATCTCAACAGAAAAACCTCTCTATGTAACAAGTATTGTTTCAATTCTTATATTTTTTTAACTATAAATAATTTATCAGCTCCTTTATATGCTTACTTTTAATGAAGTCCTTTGCTTTATAATATATTTAATTTATGCTATTGGGATCTATCAAAAAACTCTTTCAGGGTTAGTTCTTGCACCCAAAATTTACCTTCATGAAATTCATAGCTATTCTCGGCGACTCTTTTATAGTAACCCGCGACTCCATCTATTACCAACTGTTCTGGGGTGTCAACACCTATAAATACCGAGCTCTCTATGATATAATATTGCTTGTCTTTCTCACTATAGAGCAAATCGGTGGCTAAGAAGGTTGCGTCGTATAGCTCTTTTACTTTGTATGCTAGCTCTAATGCTTCTGCCGGGATAGCTTTTTTCTCTACATTGCCAGCACCTGAAGCTTTAAAATCTCCTTTGTTTGGGTATCGATAATATCCTAGCAATTTATCACCTACAACCATTATCCGTAGATCGAAAGTTGCGTCATCTATAAACCCTTGGAATAGCACATAATCTTTCTGATTTTGATAAGCGAAATAGGTTTTCCTTCCTTTATGTGAGAACGATTGTTTAATTACTTTTTCGGCTTCTTCTTTGTTATTAATCTTGTCTACTCCATAAGAAGATGAACCCGTGGCTAGCTTAGAGATTAAAGGAAATTTGCAATGTTCTATATAAGCTAAAGCGTCTTCTTTTGAGTGCGTAACAAAGGTCGGTATTTCGGGTAAGTCATAACGCTGATACAGATAATGTGCATTTATTTTGTCTTCATAGGTCCAAATCTCATGAAAGTTAGGTAAACATTTGATGCCTAAAAGTTTTTCTAATACATAAATTTTATTTGTGGCAATATCTTGTGTCGAGACATCAGAACTTGTATGCCAAATAACTACATCATAGTTTTTTGCTTGTTCTTGCCAATCGCTCTTGTAGATGTCGTAATATTCGTATTGTATGTTGTTGTTTTTGAGGAAGCGCTCATATTTAGGATAATAAGACCGTTCTTTCACATATCCCTCGTAATCGTCCCCGTCTTTTACCAAACCTACTTTTATATTTTTATCAATCGAATTATCTAGTAATACGACTTCGGCCTTATTGAGCTCTTCATCTAAACGATCGAGTGGAATTAAGTCGTTTGTCGTCTTAATTCTTCTTTTGATGTAATATTTTTTGAGGAACGGTATCGAAAAAACAATATCTTTTATTTGGGTTCTGCTAAGCATTATTTTTATCTTTTTTGAAAATCATTAATTCTTTGATCTTTCACTATACCATTTTCTACAATTAAGGCGTTTTTTAATACCTCTGTAGGATTATCTTCTATTAAAAAGTCTATAGTTTTAGCAACTTCTTTACTCAAGCTTCTAGAGATTGTTTTATAAAAGATAGACGGCGTATGATCTACTGCATAATGCACTATACCATCGACTTCGTACGTCGGATTGTCCATGGTAGTAGGAATACATGTTTCTATTCCTCCGTTACGGTCACAGCTCACATCTATAATCAAAGCACCTTTTTTCATGCGTTTCAAATCTTGTTTATAAATAATATGATCCGTTCGTTTTGTGTCCCAAAGAATACAGTTTACTATTACATCATATTGTTCTAACTCTTTCTGAAAAAGCTTTTCTGTTTTTCGATCATATACAGTGACATCTGCCCCCATAAAGGTGAGAATTTTCAATGCTCCTTTTCCGATATTTCCTCTTCCGATAATCGCAACTTTTGTATCATAAGGAAATACACCATACAAGGTATATGCATGCATGATTGCAGCTTCACCGGCTATTTCATTGTTTCGCCAAAATGTATGACGCCCATCTTCGAACATATCTTCCCATGCATAAGCTGTTAGGGAATTGTCAATCATGATATCTGTAATATCTCTATTTTGCACGGCATGTACCCAACCGTAAATAGTTTGATTTTTTAATTGTGGCAAATATGCTGCATCGCCTATTTTCCCATCGCAAATAATGTCTTTGCTCAGTACTTCTTCTTGGGATACAACATTTACTCCTGCTTGTAGATAGTCTTCATCACTATATCCTAAAACATCGCCATAACCTGTTTCGATATAAATTTGTTTTTTATGCTTTATTTTAGCTATATCAGATGGTATTAAACATCTTCTTTTCTCGTTATTTTTTTGACTTATTGGAAATCCAACTGTTTTCATTATTTGATATTTTTTATATATTTTATTATTTCGTCTGTATATTCACCCAAAAAAGGTCTTCCTGCGTATTGTGAAAAACGGATTGTTCTAGGGTTTTATTCTAAATAAAAGATTAAACTTTCTTTTTAATATAATTGTATGCCATACCTCCTCCCATTATCACTCTTGCTAATGTTAGGTTGATTGCAGCTCCTATAATCCCAAAATAGGATATGAGTGGATAAGCCAATACCAATCCTACAAGAGATGCCATTAATGTGTTTCTCATTACAATCTTATCTTTTCTGTTTACGATGAAATAATTCAATCCAAACACATCGTACAAAGTAATAAAGAATAAGCCTATTGAAAGAACAAGTAATACCCAAAAAGCATCAGCATCTTGAATGTTAAGATACCAAAAAACAATTTTATAAAATATTATTGGCGAAACTGCCAGAATTGCTCCTACTATAATCATTCCTTTCATATATTGTGCAAATCCAGCTTTGTTCCTATTTAGATATGGGAAAAACACACGAGAAATGACACTTATGACCATTACTCCTAAATCGATGATTTTTTTTATTGCATCGTACAATCCGACCGAACTTGTATTGGCTAAAACCCCTAATAAAAATGTACTTGTATTGTTGTACAGATTAGGTACAAACCGATTGATAAAAACAGGGAAGTTGCTTTTGAACGTCTGACGTATATATTTATTTTTGAGCCAAATGAATTTTAGCTTGTATTTTTTTATTAACAAATACTGCCCAATCAGTCCAGCGCCAATGTATCCTATACTATTGAGCAATGCATATTTCCAATAATCTTCTGGTGTTCTTACCAATATAAAAATACAAGCCGTGAAGAAAACCTTAATTCCTACATTTAAGAAAGCTATAAATTTCATTTTCTCAATGCCCTGGAAAAACCATTCTGGGAATAGCACATAGCCAAAAAGCATCAATGCTGAACAAAAAAACACTGTCTTTTCTTCATAAAAAGGAAGATAGGCGAAAACAATGATCCCGATTATGAGCCATGAGAAAAGTAGTAAGATTGATTTTACGATCAATACTTTACTGTATATGATATTGATTTTTTGGGGGCTATCCCTGAAAACTGCCACATCTCTGGTTGCCGTAATGGTGAAGCTATAATCGGTTACCGAAGAAAAATATGCAATTAATGAGGCGGCTAAAACCACTACTCCATACTTATCAAACCCTACCGTTTTTATCATGTAGGGTAACACAACCAACGGAAGGATTAGATTAATCACCTGCAAAGCGCCTAAAGAGAAAAAATTCTCTATAAGTGATTTTGCATCTTTATTTTTCAGAAGTTGTTTGATTTTGTTTTTCACGAGAGTTTGTTATATGCTTTGAACCACTTTACAAATTCTTTCACTCCTTCTGCGATACTGATTGTACTATCATACCCTAGTTGATTCAGTTTTGTAGTTTCTGCCCATGTTCTTGGTACATCTCCTGCTTGCATCGGCATCATATTTTTATCTGCTACTTTACCCAATTCTTTTTCTAATGTTTCGATGAACTGCATTAAGGATACTGGCGATCCATTCCCGATGTTGAAAAGCTGATAATATGGATGCTCTTGATCTTTGGCTGGTGGATTTTTTAAGGAGATGATAATCCCATTCACTATATCATCGATAAACGTAAAATCTCTACTCATATCGCCGTTATTAAAAACTTTGATTGGTCGATTTTCGGTTATCGCTGTAGCAAACAACATGGGTGCCATATCTGGTCGTCCGTACGGTCCGTACACTGTAAAAAAACGAAGTCCTGTTGTTGGCAATTGGTACAGATGACTGTAGGTGTGTGCTAGTAATTCGTTTGCTTTTTTGGTAGCTGCATACAAGCTTACAGGATAATCTACGCGATCCTCTTCCTCGAAAGGTGTTTTTGGGTTTTCGCCATAGACCGAAGAACTAGACGCATATACCAGGTGTTTTACCTTGGCATGACGACAACATTCTAATAAATTTACATAGCCTACTAAATTACTATCTACATAGGCCATAGGATTCTCTAAACTATATCGAACCCCTGCCTGTGCCGCTAAATGAATAACGGCATCAAACTGATGTTTCTCGAATAACGTTGGGAGGTTTTCTCGATCCTCTAGATTTAAGCGAATAAAAGAAAGATTCTTATACGTGGTAGATTGCGTTTCTTTCGTCCAAACTTCAGCATCCTCTCTACGGAAGCCTACGTCTTTTAATCGTGCGTATTTTAGATTTATGTCGTAATAATCGTTTATATTGTCTAAACCCACTACTTCATACCCTACCTCCATTAATTTTTTTACGGTAAAATAGCCAATAAAACCTGCGGCACCTGTAACTAAAACTTTTTGCATTTCTGATAAGCTCTAATCATTACCAAATAAATCTCTTGTATAGACTTTCTCTTTCACATCGTGTAATTCTTCTGCCATGCGGTTCGAGATAATTACATCGCATTCTTGTTTAAAGGCATTGAGGTCTTTGGTTACCCTTGATCCAAAGAAAGTTTCTTCTTGCATGGCGGGTTCATAAACAACGACTTCTATACCTTTTGCTTTGATGCGTTTCATGACGCCTTGTATTGCCGAAGCTCTAAAATTATCTGAACCCGATTTCATGATTAGGCGGTAAACCCCAACAATGTTTGGTTTTTTTGCTAAAACAGATTCGGCAATAAAATCCTTGCGCGTTCTGTTGGCATCTACA from Weeksella virosa DSM 16922 encodes:
- a CDS encoding right-handed parallel beta-helix repeat-containing protein, translating into MPDFPVSINSKGLKIPSNRKIIFQENSRLILIPSNTRSYDILGLNMVENIEIINPRIIGERKENFGKNKRTGEWGMGISIRSSKNIKILGGVLENFWGDGIYLGKNNEYKEITNSNILIEGTHIKKARRNGISVTTANNLIIKDVRIEKVSGKSPQAALDIEPNGRADVIKKISIINLETINSGTGILISLRKLIDRKPQEVSVNIENHTDRNSVQAFRFAGFNNAYELNGLKRLTGTILVNNSLWVNNKGTFTYEKGLGLMPTIIFKGITYKKLNETFDLKPERFYYITKREPNIRFE
- a CDS encoding O-antigen ligase family protein translates to MKQYLLHREVFLLRFIVISVFIIFVLQFPGLSLLRIPLILAHLILLFLLNFKLRKLNALDFIFTLLITYVVIQSFLLQEIISLLYFLQAIISVVLYFIFYSYCSVLLRQGIELNFQKLTKYITFFLPFFLISFQSWSLTRSAGLLGNPNITAHVFIMLTPFCLLIPHKIRYYILLLSIVLLGLIMFASRSAFMAFILGIVVYFTSLYFDRVKYKFSLYLFFLALVIYLSYDAVNIAIQVMSKYNYLFSNVDSRLLYLSYNGRDLIYDMALERLKGHELFGLGFEGAKFESEMGHILSTHNGFLELFIRIGYIGTIIFSALLILMIYNISKTKNKYFRGAALMGFVIILSLATNSSTFFVFNYLFYYIIIMHSLCEYEKKIQVIY
- a CDS encoding N(5)-(carboxyethyl)ornithine synthase, whose translation is MKTVGFPISQKNNEKRRCLIPSDIAKIKHKKQIYIETGYGDVLGYSDEDYLQAGVNVVSQEEVLSKDIICDGKIGDAAYLPQLKNQTIYGWVHAVQNRDITDIMIDNSLTAYAWEDMFEDGRHTFWRNNEIAGEAAIMHAYTLYGVFPYDTKVAIIGRGNIGKGALKILTFMGADVTVYDRKTEKLFQKELEQYDVIVNCILWDTKRTDHIIYKQDLKRMKKGALIIDVSCDRNGGIETCIPTTMDNPTYEVDGIVHYAVDHTPSIFYKTISRSLSKEVAKTIDFLIEDNPTEVLKNALIVENGIVKDQRINDFQKR
- a CDS encoding ATP-grasp domain-containing protein, with product MLSRTQIKDIVFSIPFLKKYYIKRRIKTTNDLIPLDRLDEELNKAEVVLLDNSIDKNIKVGLVKDGDDYEGYVKERSYYPKYERFLKNNNIQYEYYDIYKSDWQEQAKNYDVVIWHTSSDVSTQDIATNKIYVLEKLLGIKCLPNFHEIWTYEDKINAHYLYQRYDLPEIPTFVTHSKEDALAYIEHCKFPLISKLATGSSSYGVDKINNKEEAEKVIKQSFSHKGRKTYFAYQNQKDYVLFQGFIDDATFDLRIMVVGDKLLGYYRYPNKGDFKASGAGNVEKKAIPAEALELAYKVKELYDATFLATDLLYSEKDKQYYIIESSVFIGVDTPEQLVIDGVAGYYKRVAENSYEFHEGKFWVQELTLKEFFDRSQ
- a CDS encoding NAD-dependent epimerase, with protein sequence MQKVLVTGAAGFIGYFTVKKLMEVGYEVVGLDNINDYYDINLKYARLKDVGFRREDAEVWTKETQSTTYKNLSFIRLNLEDRENLPTLFEKHQFDAVIHLAAQAGVRYSLENPMAYVDSNLVGYVNLLECCRHAKVKHLVYASSSSVYGENPKTPFEEEDRVDYPVSLYAATKKANELLAHTYSHLYQLPTTGLRFFTVYGPYGRPDMAPMLFATAITENRPIKVFNNGDMSRDFTFIDDIVNGIIISLKNPPAKDQEHPYYQLFNIGNGSPVSLMQFIETLEKELGKVADKNMMPMQAGDVPRTWAETTKLNQLGYDSTISIAEGVKEFVKWFKAYNKLS
- a CDS encoding oligosaccharide flippase family protein, which translates into the protein MKNKIKQLLKNKDAKSLIENFFSLGALQVINLILPLVVLPYMIKTVGFDKYGVVVLAASLIAYFSSVTDYSFTITATRDVAVFRDSPQKINIIYSKVLIVKSILLLFSWLIIGIIVFAYLPFYEEKTVFFCSALMLFGYVLFPEWFFQGIEKMKFIAFLNVGIKVFFTACIFILVRTPEDYWKYALLNSIGYIGAGLIGQYLLIKKYKLKFIWLKNKYIRQTFKSNFPVFINRFVPNLYNNTSTFLLGVLANTSSVGLYDAIKKIIDLGVMVISVISRVFFPYLNRNKAGFAQYMKGMIIVGAILAVSPIIFYKIVFWYLNIQDADAFWVLLVLSIGLFFITLYDVFGLNYFIVNRKDKIVMRNTLMASLVGLVLAYPLISYFGIIGAAINLTLARVIMGGGMAYNYIKKKV